The following proteins are encoded in a genomic region of Opisthocomus hoazin isolate bOpiHoa1 chromosome 4, bOpiHoa1.hap1, whole genome shotgun sequence:
- the ZMYND11 gene encoding zinc finger MYND domain-containing protein 11 isoform X3, translating to MSRVHGMHPKETTRQLSLAVKDGLIVETLTVGCKGSKAGIEQEGYWLPGDEIAYGMQPFSQTAAKNKDWETENHDWYCFECHLPGEVLICDLCFRVYHSKCLSDEFRLRDSSSHWQCPVCRSIKKKNTSKQEMSTYLRFIVSRMKERAIDLNKKGKDSKHPMYRRLVHSAVDVPTIQEKVNEGKYRSYEEFKADAQLLLHNTVIFYGADSEQADIARMLYKDTCHELDELQLCKNCFYLSNARPDNWFCYPCIPNHELVWAKMKGFGFWPAKVMQKEDNQVDVRFFGHHHQRAWIPSENIQDITVNIHRLHVKRSMGWKKACDELELHQRFLREGRFWKSKNEDKGEEEAESSISSTSNEQLKVTQEPRAKKGRRNQSMELKKEEPEPETEAVSSSQEIPTMPQPIEKVSVSTQTKKLSASSPKMLHRSTQTSNDGVCQNMCHDKYTKIFNDFKDRMKADHKRDTERVVREAVEKLRTEMEEEKRQAVNKAVANAQGEMDRKCKQVKEKCKEEFLEEIKKLAGQHKQLISQTKKKQWCYNCEEEAMYHCCWNTSYCSIKCQQEHWHAEHKRTCRRKR from the exons gcCTACGGTATGCAGCCTTTTTCCCAGACAGCAGCAAAAAACAAG gACTGGGAAACAGAAAATCATGACTGGTATTGTTTTGAATGCCATTTGCCTGGAGAGGTGTTGATATGTGACCTGTGTTTTCGTGTGTATCATTCCAAGTGTTTGTCTGATGAGTTCAGGCTTAGAGACAGCAGTAGTCACTGGCAGTGCCCAGTTTGCAGG AGtatcaagaagaaaaacacaagtaAACAAGAGATGAGCACATACCTGCGATTCATAGTCTCTCGTATGAAGGAGCGG GCTATAGATCTAAACAAGAAGGGGAAGGACAGCAAACACCCAATGTATAGAAGGCTGGTGCACTCAGCTGTCGATGTTCCTACTATACAGGAG AAAGTAAATGAAGGAAAGTACAGGAGTTATGAGGAGTTCAAAGCAGATGCTCAGCTGCTTCTACACAACACAGTGATTTTCTATGGAG cgGACAGTGAACAAGCTGATATAGCGAGGATGCTTTACAAAGACACATGTCATGAA ctggatgAACTGCAGCTTTGCAAGAACTGTTTCTATTTGTCAAACGCACGACCTGACAACTGGTTCTGCTATCCTTGC ATACCTAATCATGAGTTGGTTTGGGCCAAAATGAAAGGCTTTGGGTTTTGGCCAGCCAAAGTCATGCAGAAAGAGGACAATCAAGttgacgttcgcttttttggccATCACCATCAAAG GGCCTGGATCccttctgaaaacattcaagaTATCACAGTTAACATCCATCGGCTGCACGTGAAACGCAGTATGGGGTGGAAGAAGGCCTGTGATGAGCTGGAACTGCACCAGCGTTTTCTTCGTGAGGGGAGATTCTGGAAATCAAAGAATGAGGATAaaggggaagaggaggcagagtcGAGTATCTCCTCCACCAGCAATGAGCAA CTGAAAGTTACTCAGGAACCAAGAGCAAAGAAAGGACGACGTAACCAGAGTATGGAACTCAAGAAAGAA GAGCCAGAACCTGAAACTGAAGCAGTAAGTTCAAGCCAGGAAATTCCCACAATGCCTCAGCCCATTGAAAAAGTTTCAGTCTCAACTCAGACCAAGAAGTTAAGTGCCTCTTCTCCAAAAATGCTGCATCGGAGCACCCAGACCAGTAATGATGGAGTATGTCAGAACATGTGCCATGACAAATACACCAAAATCTTTAACGATTTCAAGGACAGGATGAAAGCCGATCACAAAAGAGACACTGAGAGAGTTGTGCGAGAGGCAGTGGAAAAG CTGCGTACAGagatggaagaagagaaaaggcaggctgtAAATAAAGCTGTGGCCAACGCACAAGGAGAGATGGACAGAAAATGTAAGCAGGTAAAGGAGAAGTGCAAAGAAgaatttttagaagaaattaagAAGCTAGCAGGCCAGCACAAGCAACTGATTTCCCAGACCAAGAAGAAGCAGTGG TGCTACAACTGTGAGGAGGAGGCCATGTACCACTGCTGCTGGAACACTTCCTACTGCTCCATCAAGTGTCAGCAGGAGCACTGGCATGCCGAACACAAACGTACCTGCCGCCGAAAAAGATGA